A region from the Lonchura striata isolate bLonStr1 chromosome 16, bLonStr1.mat, whole genome shotgun sequence genome encodes:
- the TOP3A gene encoding DNA topoisomerase 3-alpha, translating into MNLNVRLLSGARMLPQPWRCFSRAAEDLALQRIRKVLCVAEKNDAARGIAELLSNSRMRRREGFSKFNKIYEYDYHMFGQNVTMVMTSVSGHLLAHDFVMPFRKWHSCNPLALFDAEIEKYCPENYLDIKRTLEREIQQCQALVIWTDCDREGENIGFEIIHVCKAVKPNLQVFRARFSEITPHAVRAACEHLTQPDQKTSDAVNVRQELDLRIGAAFTRFQTLRLRKIFPDILADQLISYGSCQFPTLGFVVERFKAIQAFVPEAFYKIKVTHDHEDGSVVFNWKRNRLFNHTACLVLYQMCMEDPVATVVDVVSKPKSKWRPLPLDTVELEKLASRKLKINAKETMTIAEKLYTKGFISYPRTETNIFPKELNLSALVEQQTQDPNWGGFAQRILDQGGPTPRSGTKSDQAHPPIHPTKYASNLQGNEQRLYEFIVRHFLACCSQDAKGQETTVEIDIANEQFIAQGLMILARNYLEVYPYDKWSDKVIPLYHKGSRFQPTTVEMVDGETSPPLLLTEADLIALMEKHGIGTDATHAEHIETIKTRMYVGLTADQRFLPGQLGMGLVEGYDSMGYEMSKPDLRAELEADLKLICEGKKDKSVVLQQQVQKYKQVFIEAVARANKLDQALAQYLGEAAEISEQDEVYPATPVSVRKCPQCNSDMVLKTRKNGGFYLSCMGYPACKTAVWFPDFVVDVTRDESICDVCQPHPVHRLKFKFKKGSVPPVMPLEFVGCIGGCDEMLKELLDLKYLHRSSQPASSTSQPGHHLQANHSLNRASSETRQARGASNLARGHLLSINSSRTPRAAPPAAPDDGNAVVCNCGSEALLLTVRKDGPNKGRQFYKCSSSTCNFFLWADEQDRGSSTPLQPTAGRAPAGLQRAGGGREPLGSSSSSSEAGGGAVCRCEQPAVTRTVQKDGPNKGRQFHTCPKPREQQCGFFQWADENVAPGPSGDDSLNHFGSNGFSRGLGSKAKRPGNLSASAAKKPRTCSICHQPGHTRKTCPQNH; encoded by the exons agaGAAGGGTTTTCCAAGTTCAACAAAATCTATGAATATGACTACCACATGTTTGGCCAG AACGTTACCATGGTGATGACATCTGTGTCAGGACATTTACTGGCTCATGATTTTGTCATGCCATTTCGCAAATG gCATAGCTGCAACCCTTTAGCTCTTTTTGATGCTGAAATTGAGAAGTATTGCCCTGAAAATTATCTGGATATCAAG AGAACCCTTGAACGAGAAATCCAGCAGTGCCAAGCCCTGGTGATCTGGACTGACTGCGATCGAGAAGGAGAGAACATTGGCTTTGAGATCATCCACGTGTGCAAAGCTG TGAAGCCAAACCTGCAGGTTTTCCGAGCCCGCTTCTCCGAGATCACGCCTCACGCTGTCAGAGCAGCCTGCGAGCACCTCACCCAGCCCGACCAAAAAACCAGCGACGCCGTCAACGTCAGGCAGGAGCTGGACCTCAGGATAG GTGCTGCCTTCACCAGATTCCAGACTCTGAGGCTGCGGAAGATCTTCCCTGATATTTTAGCAGATCAGCTGATCAGCTATGGCAGCTGCCAGTTCCCAACACTGGGATTTGTAGTTGAACGCTTTAAAGCCATCCAGGCCTTTGTTCCTGAAGCCTTCTACAAAATTAAAG TGACCCACGACCATGAGGACGGCAGCGTGGTCTTCAACTGGAAGAGGAACCGGCTCTTCAATCACACAGCGTGCCTGGTCCTTTACCAGATGTGTATGGAG GATCCAGTAGCAACTGTTGTTGATGTTGTGAGCAAGCCAAAGAGCAAATGGAGGCCCCTGCCCCTGGACACTGTG GAACTGGAAAAATTGGCTTCCcgcaaactgaaaataaatgcaaaggaAACAATGACAATAGCAGAAAAACTCTATACTAAAGG GTTCATTAGTTACCCTCGAACCGAGACCAACATTTTCCCCAAGGAGCTGAACCTCTCTGCCTTGGTAGAACAGCAAACACAGGACCCAAACTGGGGAGGGTTTGCACAGAGGATTTTGGATCAGGGTGGGCCAACCCCTCGGAGTGGAACCAAATCCGATCAGGCTCACCCTCCCATTCACCCCACAAAATACGCCAGCAACCTGCAG GGCAATGAGCAGAGACTCTACGAATTCATCGTGCGCCACTTCTTGGCTTGCTGTTCTCAAGATGCCAAAGGACAGGAGACAACTGTGGAGATTGACATTGCCAACGAGCAATTCATTGCTCAAGGACTCATGATCCTGGCCAGAAATTACCTGGAAGTGTATCCTTATGACAAGTGGAGTGATAAG GTTATCCCGCTGTATCACAAAGGGTCCCGCTTTCAGCCCACCACAGTGGAGATGGTGGATGGGGAAACCAGTCCTCCCTTGCTCCTCACAGAAGCAGATCTCATTGCTCTCATGGAAAAACATGGCATTG GGACTGATGCCACCCACGCCGAGCACATCGAGACGATCAAGACTCGGATGTACGTGGGGCTTACGGCGGATCAGCGCttcctgcccggccagctgggcaTGGGGCTGGTGGAAG GCTATGATTCCATGGGCTACGAGATGTCCAAGCCTGACCTTCGAGCTGAGCTGGAGGCCGATCTAAAACTGATCTGTGAGGGGAAGAAAGACAAATCTGTAGTGTTGCAGCAGCAGGTCCAGAAGTACAAGCAAGTCTTCATTGAAGCTGTGGCCAGAGCCAACAA ATTGGACCAGGCCCTGGCTCAGTATCtgggagaagctgcagaaatTTCAGAGCAGGATGAGGTGTACCCAGCAACGCCCGTTTCTGTTCGGAAATGTCCCCAGTGCAACAGTGACATGGTGCTGAAGACCAGGAAGAATGGCGG GTTCTACCTCAGCTGCATGGGCTATCCAGCCTGTAAAACTGCAGTCTGGTTCCCTGATTTTGTGGTGGATGTGACCAGGGATGAGAGCATCTGTGATGTGTGTCAACCCCATCCAGTTCACAG aCTGAAGTTTAAATTCAAGAAAGGCAGCGTTCCCCCTGTGATGCCCTTGGAGTTCGTTGGCTGCATTGGAGGCTGTGATGAGATGCTGAAAGAGCTTTTAGACCTCAAGTACTTGCACAGATCATCCCAGCCTGCGTCATCCACCTCCCAGCCAGGGCATCACCTGCAGGCCAACCACTCCCTGAACAGAGCCAGCAGTGAGACCAGGCAAGCCAGGGGGGCCTCAAACCTGGCACGGGGACACCTGCTCTCCATCAACtcctccaggacccccagggctgctcctccagctgctccagacGACGGGAACGCTGTGGTGTGCAACTGTGGGAGCGAGGCGCTGCTGCTGACCGTGCGCAAGGACGGCCCCAACAAGGGCCGCCAGTTCTACAagtgcagctccagcacctgcaaCTTCTTCCTCTGGGCTGACGAGCAGGACAGAGGCAGCTCCACGCCGCTCCAGCCCACTGCTGGAAGAGCCCCAGCGGGATTGCAgcgggcaggaggagggagggagcccttgggcagcagcagcagcagctcggaGGCCGGAGGCGGCGCGGTGTGCCGGTGCGAGCAGCCCGCGGTGACGCGCACCGTGCAGAAGGACGGGCCCAACAAGGGGCGGCAGTTCCACACCTGCCCCAAGCCCCGGGAGCAGCAGTGCGGCTTCTTCCAGTGGGCAGATGAGAACGTGGCACCAG GCCCTTCTGGAGATGACTCTTTGAACCACTTTGGCAGCAATGGATTCTCCAGAGGGTTGGGAAGCAAGGCCAAGAGACCAGGCAATCTCTCAGCATCTGCTGCCAAGAAGCCACGGACCTGCAGCATTtgccaccagcctgggcacacaAGGAAAACCTGCCCTCAGAACCACTGA